A single Ctenopharyngodon idella isolate HZGC_01 chromosome 22, HZGC01, whole genome shotgun sequence DNA region contains:
- the LOC127504875 gene encoding E3 ubiquitin-protein ligase TRIM39-like isoform X2: MASSSGPALNEELQCSICLEVFTDPVTTPCGHNFCRTCLCKRWTNTQISFCPCCKEIFSRRPDLKINTTLREVVQQFKEKLNLGESKGFCDICGERKQKAVKSCLTCQSSYCDDHLEPHLRVPRLKKHKLINAVENLEDYICQKHERPLEMFCRDDQTCVCMFCSEGEHRTHNTVPIEEESREKKNQLVQRQTDVHQMIEDRMKKIQEIKHSVDLRKKNTEKEKSSTVEIFTDLIRSIERCQSEQLKMMEEQQKEAEKQAEDLIKELQQEITELKKKNTELEQLSHTDDHLHLIQMDPSQFNHPPTKNWTEIRIDSDVNVNSLKRVLTELKKTLDGTLNEKLSQIELKCVQKYAVDVTLDPDTAHPYLILSDDGKQVSDGDIKQDVPENPKRFDACTSVLSKQGFSSGRFYYEVQVKGKTKWSLGVIKESINRKGTIWLKPEDGYWTVWLRNENQYKALESPSISLSLTVKPEKVGVFVDYEEGLVSFYDVDSRSHIYSFTGQTFTEKLYPYFGPCPNDEGKNSNPLIITPVS; the protein is encoded by the exons ATGGCGTCCTCCAGTGGTCCAGCACTAAATGAGGAGCTCCAGTGCTCCATCTGTCTGGAAGTGTTCACTGATCCAGTCACCACTCCATGTGGACACAACTTCTGCAGAACCTGCCTGTGCAAGCGCTGGACGAACACACAGATCAGCTTCTGTCCATGCTGTAAAGAAATATTCAGCAGAAGACCTGATCTCAAGATTAATACAACACTCAGAGAGGTTGTGCAGCAATTTAAGGAGAAGCTCAATCTAGGAGAATCTAAAGGGTTCTGTGACATCTGTGGTGAAAGAAAGCAGAAAGCTGTGAAGTCCTGCCTGACGTGTCAAAGCTCTTACTGTGATGATCATCTGGAGCCTCATCTCAGAGTCCCACGTCTAAAGAAACACAAACTGATCAACGCTGTGGAAAATCTGGAGGATTATATATGCCAGAAACATGAGAGACCTCTGGAGATGTTCTGCAGAGATGATCAGACGTGTGTTTGTATGTTCTGCTCTGAAGGAGAACACAGGACTCACAACACTGTTCCTATAGAGGAGGAGAGTCGAGAGAAGAAG AATCAGCTggttcagagacagactgacgTTCATCAGATGATCGAAGACAGAATGAAGAAGATTCAAGAGATCAAACACTCAGTAGATCTGAGAAAG aaaaacacagagaaagagaaatccTCCACTGTTGAGATCTTCACTGATCTGATCCGCTCTATTGAGAGATGTCAGTCTGAGCAGCTGAAGATGATGGAGGAACAGCAGAAAGAAGCAGAGAAACAGGCTGAAGATCTCATTAAAGAGCTGCAGCAGGAAATCACTGAgctgaagaagaaaaacactgagctggagcagctctCACACACTGACGATCATCTCCACCTCATACAG ATGGACCCATCCCAGTTCAATCATCCACCCACCAAGAACTGGACTGAGATCAGGATTGACTCTGATGTGAATGTGAACTCTCTGAAAAGAGTTCTGACTGAACTGAAGAAAACTCTAGATGGGACACTAAATGAAAAACTCAGTCAAATTG AGTTGAAGTGTGTGCAGAAGTATGCAG TGGATGTGACTCTGGATCCTGATACTGCACATCCATATCTCATCCTGTCTGATGATGGAAAACAAGTCAGTGATGGAGACATTAAGCAGGATGTCCCAGAAAACCCAAAGAGATTTGATGCCTGTACCAGTGTTCTGTCAAAGCAGGGATTCAGTTCAGGGAGATTTTACTATGAGGTGCAGGTGAAGGGAAAGACTAAGTGGAGTTTAGGAGTGATTAAAGAATCCATTAACAGGAAGGGGACTATCTGGCTGAAACCTGAGGATGGATACTGGACTGTGTGGCTGAGGAATGAGAATCAATATAAAGCTTTGGAAAGTCCATCTATCTCTTTATCTCTGACAGTGAAACCTGAGAAGGTGGGAGTGTTTGTGGATTATGAGGAGGGTCTGGTCTCTTTTTATGACGTGGACTCCAGATCTCATATCTACTCTTTCACTGGTCAGACTTTCACTGAGAAACTCTATCCATATTTTGGCCCATGCCCTAATGATGAAGGTAAAAACTCAAACCCACTGATCATCACACCTGTCAGCTGA
- the LOC127504875 gene encoding zinc-binding protein A33-like isoform X1 codes for MASSSGPALNEELQCSICLEVFTDPVTTPCGHNFCRTCLCKRWTNTQISFCPCCKEIFSRRPDLKINTTLREVVQQFKEKLNLGESKGFCDICGERKQKAVKSCLTCQSSYCDDHLEPHLRVPRLKKHKLINAVENLEDYICQKHERPLEMFCRDDQTCVCMFCSEGEHRTHNTVPIEEESREKKNQLVQRQTDVHQMIEDRMKKIQEIKHSVDLRKKNTEKEKSSTVEIFTDLIRSIERCQSEQLKMMEEQQKEAEKQAEDLIKELQQEITELKKKNTELEQLSHTDDHLHLIQMDPSQFNHPPTKNWTEIRIDSDVNVNSLKRVLTELKKTLDGTLNEKLSQIVSTELKCVQKYAVDVTLDPDTAHPYLILSDDGKQVSDGDIKQDVPENPKRFDACTSVLSKQGFSSGRFYYEVQVKGKTKWSLGVIKESINRKGTIWLKPEDGYWTVWLRNENQYKALESPSISLSLTVKPEKVGVFVDYEEGLVSFYDVDSRSHIYSFTGQTFTEKLYPYFGPCPNDEGKNSNPLIITPVS; via the exons ATGGCGTCCTCCAGTGGTCCAGCACTAAATGAGGAGCTCCAGTGCTCCATCTGTCTGGAAGTGTTCACTGATCCAGTCACCACTCCATGTGGACACAACTTCTGCAGAACCTGCCTGTGCAAGCGCTGGACGAACACACAGATCAGCTTCTGTCCATGCTGTAAAGAAATATTCAGCAGAAGACCTGATCTCAAGATTAATACAACACTCAGAGAGGTTGTGCAGCAATTTAAGGAGAAGCTCAATCTAGGAGAATCTAAAGGGTTCTGTGACATCTGTGGTGAAAGAAAGCAGAAAGCTGTGAAGTCCTGCCTGACGTGTCAAAGCTCTTACTGTGATGATCATCTGGAGCCTCATCTCAGAGTCCCACGTCTAAAGAAACACAAACTGATCAACGCTGTGGAAAATCTGGAGGATTATATATGCCAGAAACATGAGAGACCTCTGGAGATGTTCTGCAGAGATGATCAGACGTGTGTTTGTATGTTCTGCTCTGAAGGAGAACACAGGACTCACAACACTGTTCCTATAGAGGAGGAGAGTCGAGAGAAGAAG AATCAGCTggttcagagacagactgacgTTCATCAGATGATCGAAGACAGAATGAAGAAGATTCAAGAGATCAAACACTCAGTAGATCTGAGAAAG aaaaacacagagaaagagaaatccTCCACTGTTGAGATCTTCACTGATCTGATCCGCTCTATTGAGAGATGTCAGTCTGAGCAGCTGAAGATGATGGAGGAACAGCAGAAAGAAGCAGAGAAACAGGCTGAAGATCTCATTAAAGAGCTGCAGCAGGAAATCACTGAgctgaagaagaaaaacactgagctggagcagctctCACACACTGACGATCATCTCCACCTCATACAG ATGGACCCATCCCAGTTCAATCATCCACCCACCAAGAACTGGACTGAGATCAGGATTGACTCTGATGTGAATGTGAACTCTCTGAAAAGAGTTCTGACTGAACTGAAGAAAACTCTAGATGGGACACTAAATGAAAAACTCAGTCAAATTG TGTCCACAGAGTTGAAGTGTGTGCAGAAGTATGCAG TGGATGTGACTCTGGATCCTGATACTGCACATCCATATCTCATCCTGTCTGATGATGGAAAACAAGTCAGTGATGGAGACATTAAGCAGGATGTCCCAGAAAACCCAAAGAGATTTGATGCCTGTACCAGTGTTCTGTCAAAGCAGGGATTCAGTTCAGGGAGATTTTACTATGAGGTGCAGGTGAAGGGAAAGACTAAGTGGAGTTTAGGAGTGATTAAAGAATCCATTAACAGGAAGGGGACTATCTGGCTGAAACCTGAGGATGGATACTGGACTGTGTGGCTGAGGAATGAGAATCAATATAAAGCTTTGGAAAGTCCATCTATCTCTTTATCTCTGACAGTGAAACCTGAGAAGGTGGGAGTGTTTGTGGATTATGAGGAGGGTCTGGTCTCTTTTTATGACGTGGACTCCAGATCTCATATCTACTCTTTCACTGGTCAGACTTTCACTGAGAAACTCTATCCATATTTTGGCCCATGCCCTAATGATGAAGGTAAAAACTCAAACCCACTGATCATCACACCTGTCAGCTGA